The following nucleotide sequence is from Hippopotamus amphibius kiboko isolate mHipAmp2 chromosome 11, mHipAmp2.hap2, whole genome shotgun sequence.
TCCCCACATCCTACATACACAAGAGATATCCACTACTGTTTGTTTTATGTAGAGATGAAGATAGTGAAGCTAAATTTCATAAATCAGTGTAAGAAGTGACAGAAAAATAGGGAGCTCATTATAGtatccattttaaatttaagaaaacaaagacttagaaacattaattttttttctcaaggtaATTTTGAGATTCAGTGTATGTGGTCTTCTGAGTCCTGGTCTAATGTTTatatcatacatttttttctccaattaaCCCTTTATATTACTTCAAGAATATTGACACTGTGATGGTAGAGCATTTAAATTAGATGAAATAGAACATGTGTGGTAAATTCTCATGAATACTGATGTGAGACTTGGTCAGGAAAGTAATCCTTCCTTAAATTACATTAGGTTGAATGATTACGAATGTTAATTACTATTATCACTTACATTTTCAAGTGACATATTTTTCCACAAATGTGAGGTCAGGCTTACTAAATTATAGAAATTCTGATAAGCTTATAGAAACTCAGTGTATCTAAAGGATTTATTGTAATGTGATGTAAACTTgaagtatatacatatttattattgaGAAATAAAAGGGAGATAAAGTATTGGAAATTTTGGTTTAATTTGAAACCCAAATGcagaagagctttaaaaagaaaataaaagtagatataaacaagaaaacaaacaatcatAAACATAACATGTAATTTTCTGTTGAGTCcattactattatattttttgagtgcttaGATAATTGAGGATAGCAAAGACAATATATTTCATAActcttttaattataaattatactaAGTTAAGAGCAAACTTACCACAGAACTTAAATTCTCTCTGTGAACATATTTTGTGGGCTGGTGAACCATTTCTGAAGGCAATTCTAAATAGGTATTATCTGGACAATAAGAACATCAACTCTATTCTGTAGCATAGTAAGTTTATTTTATGTGAGTCATTACTGTGACTGGGAAAGTAAAAATTATCCAGTGACTCCTCCCTCTTCACATTTCAAGAACTGTGAAATGATAGAGGAGAGAACATTATGTTACTTTTAGAGCCCAGCAATGTATCCTTCCAAATTGATCTagattataattattaaataatgtttACAGTTATTAAATAATGGTGTCAGAGATAGGTATCAGATCGTAGAAAATACCAAACTTTAATTCAAGTCATCACATTTCTCATAAAAAGATATACTGTATcatgataaatgaaaatgaaactattattcattttatgaaaTTCCACTACAAACAAATATTACTACATTTCTCAAAATTTACGTAAGTTCCATGATTCTGTAGATCTATGTCAAAAGCCTAACTAATCTCAAAGTtgtcatattttctttccattgagATTGAGACAATCATGAAATAAATctttcatgaatgaatgagaaatgaataaaactttGTTGTCACCTTTAAAATCCTTTAATTTGTGCCCTCTCATTCCCCTATTTCATTGTAAAGAGGTAACAGACTTAAGTTACAAAGACCCTTTACTCAGGATAATGATATGATGTCATGATTAGAGGCATAAAAAGTAGGATGGCTATAATGTTGTTTGCATCCACAAAATGTTTGTATACAAGAATTATTATATTAATTGACCTCTGTGATCTAGGGATTACTTGCCtcaggaaaaatgaaagacaattagaaaacattttattgccTTATCCGCACTAATTTTTTCCTATGACTTCCAGTTTCTCTTCAATGTTGTAGATTTGTGCTTAACTCTCATAAGCTTCTTCAGTGCATCCTTCATGTCCTTATTCCTTAAGGTATAAATGAGAGGGTTGAGACTTGGAGTGATGATGGTGTAAAAGAGGGTGAGGAACTTTCCCTGGTCTTTGGAGGCACTGTTACCTGGTTGCAGGTATAGGTAGATAATAGCTCCATAGAAGATGGACACCACTGTGAGATGGGATCCACAGGTATTACCTGCTTTTCGCTGGCCTGCTTTTGACTTCATTCTCAGCACAGCTTTGGCAATGTAGCCATAGGATATAAGAATAAGGATTAGGGGTGTAAGAACAATGACAATGcctaaagcaaaaacagacagcTCAGTTGCTGTGGTGTCTATGCAAGCTATCTTGACCATAGCTGGCAACTCACACAAGAAATGATCCAGAATGTTGTTTCCACATCTAGGCAAATTCAGGGTGAGTGTACATAAAACTACAGAATTGGCCAAACTAATACTCCAGACTATGATAATCATCTTGAGGCATAAATGTGGGTTCATGATTAGCAAATAATGCAGGGGCTTACAAATAGCTGTAAAACGATCATAGGACATAACAGCTAGGAGAAGGCACTCGGTGGAGCCCAACCACATGTAAACATACAGCTGAATGACACAGCCCACATAGCTGATGGTCTTATCAGGTCCCCACAAGTTAACCAGCATCTGAGGGACGATGCTGGTTGTGAAACATAGATCTAGGAAAGATAAATTCCGGAGGAAAAAGTACATTGGTGTGTGAAGATGAGAATCCAGGAGAGATGCAAGAATGATGGCTGTGTTACCCACAAAGGTAATTAAGTAGAAGATGGTGACAACTCCTGACAGGGCTGTCTCCAGTTTGGGATGATCATAGAAGCCAAGCAGAATGAAACTGTGTGGAGAGGTATAATTTCTTTGGTACATAGTCTTCCAATGCCCAAATCCTAGAATGAGAAGAACAGGAGAAAGTggggagtggaggaggagagggaggagagtgtaagaggaagaggaaatggtggaggaggagcaggtaagggagaaggaaaaggagaggaggaagagcaagaagaagaaggggaaggagaagaagaaggaagaagaggaagaagaagaaatttgtcAATATAGACtaaataatgaaagaaacaaagggagataatttatgttaataattgaaaaaattaatggtaaaagtaaaaattatggcCAAGTTACCTGGTATTTGTGGTAGGTTCTTTTAtagtaataaatttaatattacatttttatgtaagTGATCTTAAGATCTGAATTTTCTCACTTGTAATTTGGAGTTTGGACCAGAACTGTTTCTAAAATGATGTGACCCTATGATGTCAAATCTAAAATGATGTGACTCCTATATCACTAGCTTGATATAGGAAACATTCTTTAAAGTCAGTGAATTTACTTATAACATCTAATTATTTGGCTTATGTTGGAATGAAGGAATGGTCCTCTTTTCTGTATCTTATTTACTGCTAATAATATGATTTACACCTTTGTTTTTCCAGTGTATTATGTAGTAGATCTGGCATTTATCCTTGGCAGCTTTATCTTTCTCATCTCAATACCTAATTTGACACCCAAACTGGtacatttaaatgcaaaaatatttgttaactgttctctcactttaaaaaaatgtcctcCATCACTACCTAAAAAAGTACCATTCTGGTGAATGATAATCACAATGAggaaggctgtgcatgtgtgtaggGAGGGTGTATATGGGAAACATCTGtacctttctctcaattttgttgtaaatctggaactgctcttaaaaaaagatgaataaaagaacagaaaacttaGAGAAAATATATGAGTGAAAATTAACAGTTAAATATCAACCTGGTgacactttctctctttctgtgtagTTCAAAAgttgtgctttttgtttcttatacCATCTCAGATGTATTTCCTGAGTATTATGAAGAAATTACTTTAAACTGTGGCCATGATTCACAAGTGGACATATTTAGAACACTAACTGGTGTGCTGGTTGAGACAGTTGTTTTCAGAGAGTCATTTGGTGATTTCCTCAGAATTAGCTTCCCAAGAATCAGTTGAGTCTACGTTCTGCTGTTGATCAAGTTAGATAGTAAGAAAAAATTAACTCTGTGAAATGTATCGCAAGCTTTCACACACCATTAGAGTTCTATAATGTCTGAGCAAGGAGATGAATTAATAATTAATGCGTATTTATTTTGACAGATATGTGGTTTATGTAATTGTGCCTAACCTCTGAATAAGGCAGAACTTCAGTTAAAATTATgtgaatacaaaaatgaaaattctttaaaaattaaagatgatgCCATGTGGTTAATTTCTTAACTGTTTCCATTATTACTATAGCCTCTGAAGATTAATTCAGGATGGGAAAACATCCTTTTGCGTGTTAAAAACCTGACATAAGaaatcttcaaataattttaagaaatcttcaaataatttttcatgaACATTATGAGATTTAGAAATGGATCAAAAATATGAGTCCTTTCTAGCTCTACAGTCTTCatgaataaaatattgtatttcaagtctttattttcaatttaatttacatttccctctttttttttaatgctggatCAAAATGTCTGATATCACAAATCAAGAAACAGCATCAGGattatagcctttaaaaattgtgaatcactgtgctctacacctgaaacataaCACTGAACaccaactatacctcaaaaaaaaagtaatagcagTATGTTCTCTACTTATAATAGAGAATAATCTTTCCTTTATAATAGAGATAAAAAGGAGAATTTCTATGCAGAGATTTACAATATTTGTTCTAAGCATTCTGAAATTCAGAAGGATTAGTCGTGATAGGTCTaagttctctctcttttacttCCCACAAGTTGTTTTACCAACCCAGGCACACTGTTTTCCAAGAGATATTAGAGATTAACATTACTGTGATCCCAGAGAAAGTTCCCTTGATGTTCTACTTCTTGACCGGAGTGGAGCCCACACTGTGGACAATAGATCCTGGTTAAGCATTTGCTCTCCAGGGCTGCAGCTCTCTCATGTTTTCCCTGCAGTGCCAGTGCAAATTCTGCTTTTCCTGATGTGTATTAAGGTATAGATTCTTGGCAGGTCTCCTCCTTCTTGAACATGTGACTTCAGGTAAGGGGATGAAACCAGTCAGAAATTCTTACTACTTGTTCTGACTTTAAATCAACCTGCAAATAGGTCTCGATCCTAGAGAAACATTAAAAAGCAATCATTaattcaaaataagaataaaacaaaatttccaaTATTGCCGAAAACCCAGATCATCAAGATTTTCTAAGCCATCCAGACTACATCCAACTGACTTCAGTAAAGTGTCGTATAAAAAGCCTGTAAACAAAACAGTTGGAGAATTAGAAGGTATTCTGATATTTTACTAGGAGAAGTTTAATAGATGCAAAAGTTATTCACTATGATAGAAAGCCATAGGATGGAGAATGaggaaaatgtttattgagccaTTTTTTTCTCTAGGTAGTGAAcatattacaaataaagtttgCTGTTAAGTGATGTGCATTTCCAACACTCAAATTATAGCATGTGTGAA
It contains:
- the LOC130831780 gene encoding olfactory receptor 2W1-like, producing the protein MYQRNYTSPHSFILLGFYDHPKLETALSGVVTIFYLITFVGNTAIILASLLDSHLHTPMYFFLRNLSFLDLCFTTSIVPQMLVNLWGPDKTISYVGCVIQLYVYMWLGSTECLLLAVMSYDRFTAICKPLHYLLIMNPHLCLKMIIIVWSISLANSVVLCTLTLNLPRCGNNILDHFLCELPAMVKIACIDTTATELSVFALGIVIVLTPLILILISYGYIAKAVLRMKSKAGQRKAGNTCGSHLTVVSIFYGAIIYLYLQPGNSASKDQGKFLTLFYTIITPSLNPLIYTLRNKDMKDALKKLMRVKHKSTTLKRNWKS